From Microscilla marina ATCC 23134:
ATAAGTGAGTACTACCGGAGAGTTATATTGAATTTTGAGTTTCATGTAGTAGGTTATATTTGTTTAAAGTCAGAGAGTTAAAAACGTCAAGGTTCAAGCCAAATGTTAAGTGAGGTTACCCTGGCTGATCACTTGTTTAACAGTTTGGTTGCCAGAGAAGTTGTTTTTGAACCCGGCTTTTCATTCAAAAATATATACTTTTTACGTAGTTTTAAATTTTTGGGTCAAAACCTTCAGTATTTTTTCTTGAAAACTACCATAAGTTGTCTTGCAACACTTTTCTGGTAGAGCACCTGGGCATATTCTTGTTTATTTCTTGTCTCTTTAAGTGACCTTCTTAAAAATGAATGTACCTATACCTATGGGACAGTTGAAAACCCTTTTTTGCAATGTTAAACCCTCAATTTTTATGTCTATTTACTTCTTAGGCGATCTACATGGTAACTTTCAGTTGGCACAGCAACGCATTGTTCAACAAAACGTTCAAGACTCCGTCATTATTCAGGTAGGAGACTTTGGCGTAGGGTATGCGTCATTTTTAGAGGAGCTTAAAGCTGTGGGTGAACTCAATGCAATGCTCAAACAACGCAATACTTTTATGTATGTAATCAGGGGTAACCACGACAATCCAGCTTATTTTCAAGGACCAGTCCCACGTGCTTTAGACCAGTCTCACATTACATTTGTGGCAGACTATAGTGTGCTTGAGCTCAATCAACAACGATTTTTGTTGGTAGGAGGGGCGCTCTCGATAGACCGCCACACACACAACGAGGGCGAAGGTTATTGGCAAGCCGAAAAGTTTGTGTATAATGAGGCAGCCATTACCGCCTTGCACGGTATCGACGTGGTAGTTACCCATAGTGCCCCCAACTTTGCTCCACCTTTTGAGTTCAGCGACTTGGTACATACATTTGCTGCACAAGACCCTCACCTGATCCAAGACCTGCACGAAGAACGTACTCTACTTGCTCAAATGTATCAACAGCTTGCCCGCCAATCTTCTAACCCATTGACCCATTGGTTTTATGGACATTTTCATGCAAGCAAGCGTTACCAGCATCAACACACCCGTATGGTATTGGTTGCCATGAACGAGTTGCTGTTTTTTGCTTAGTCAATTCTCAGTACCGTATCATTGATTTTCTTTACCAAAGCTCTTCCATTGAGTTGAGGGTTTTTGATTCCGGCATCTATCGGGTAAGCCTGCATGTGGTGGGCGTTGTAGGGCTTAAGCAAGGGCAATATTTCATCAAGAGCAGCATTGCTCAACCACTGTTTTTCAGCAGCTTTAGGTAATATTACCGGAGAGCGATGATGAGGAATTTGCTGTAGCAAAGCATTGGGTATGGTAGTAATGATAGCAAAAGAATTGACGAGTAAGTTTTTGTCTTGGTCTACCCACGAGTCCCACACTCCGGCAAAACAAAATGCTTGCTTGTTGCGGTCAGTCAGGTATACCACATAGGGTTTGTTGAGTTTTTCTTGGGTAGGTCCTTCTACAAAAAAATTGGCAGGAATAAGACAACGTTGCGACCGAATGGCCTTTTTGAAGGCAGGTTTGTTGCCAATGCCTAATGCTCCGGTATAGCCTGGGTCGTTGGTTTTATTGTGGTCACCCTCAGCGCGGGCATTAAACAAATACATGCGTTTTTTTGCCCAATGTGGGGTAAGCCCAAACTGAAAAAACTGTAACACATCAGGTTTTTGATTGGTAATTACTGGTGAGTAGTCGCCCGGCGATGTATTATAATTAGGGGCAAAATTGCTTTGTTCAGGAGGAAATACCTGCAGTTGTTGCGCCAAATCATCTATATTGTTGATCATTCCAAATCTTCCGCACATAAGGGTATGGTCTAAAAGGTACAAGTCAACTACAAAAATGCGGTTTTTTGGAGCATAAAAAAAAGTAAAGCCCTAAATGAGCTTTACTTTTTTAAGCCTGTAGTGACTCATTAAAAAAACGAATCGACCTCCTTTCAAAACAGGAGAGTCTAAGCCGCTTTTTTTGCATATTTGGCTATCTCTTTGGCTTTGCGGGGGCTGGGCTTGCCCGTTTCTACATAATGCCTAAAATCTTCAATAGCGTTGGTCAAAA
This genomic window contains:
- a CDS encoding SOS response-associated peptidase — encoded protein: MCGRFGMINNIDDLAQQLQVFPPEQSNFAPNYNTSPGDYSPVITNQKPDVLQFFQFGLTPHWAKKRMYLFNARAEGDHNKTNDPGYTGALGIGNKPAFKKAIRSQRCLIPANFFVEGPTQEKLNKPYVVYLTDRNKQAFCFAGVWDSWVDQDKNLLVNSFAIITTIPNALLQQIPHHRSPVILPKAAEKQWLSNAALDEILPLLKPYNAHHMQAYPIDAGIKNPQLNGRALVKKINDTVLRID
- a CDS encoding metallophosphoesterase; this encodes MSIYFLGDLHGNFQLAQQRIVQQNVQDSVIIQVGDFGVGYASFLEELKAVGELNAMLKQRNTFMYVIRGNHDNPAYFQGPVPRALDQSHITFVADYSVLELNQQRFLLVGGALSIDRHTHNEGEGYWQAEKFVYNEAAITALHGIDVVVTHSAPNFAPPFEFSDLVHTFAAQDPHLIQDLHEERTLLAQMYQQLARQSSNPLTHWFYGHFHASKRYQHQHTRMVLVAMNELLFFA